The window AATGCTTCGGCCATCACCGTGCAGAAGGCCAGAGCTACCCACCCTCTGTAAGGCCACAGGTAGCCGGCCAATCGCCGCAACAGGCGCCGATCCAGGCCAGGTACTTCGTCGCGGTTCGGGTTATCGTCCACGTTCTTCTGCCACGTTGGCGGTTTCCGGCAACGCGGTCTGCTCTGGAGTGTGCGGTAGCAGCACGTAGCGCTTCAATTCTTCGGCTGCCTCGGTGTTCGGGAAGACGGCCTGTGCCTCGGCTACGAGCGGTGTCGGATCCTCGTAGCGGGCGCTGAAGTGCCCGAGCAGAAGCCGACGGGCGCCGGCTGCTCGGGCCAGCTCGGCTGCTTCTCTGGCCGTGGCGTGTCCCCGTTCAACAGCCAGTGCAAGGTGTGCTTCACTGAATGTTGCCTCATGGTAGAGCAGGTCCACCCCTTCGGCCAGCAGGCGGCCGTTCTCGCAGGGACGTGTGTCGGTCAGATACGCGAACGTACGTCCCGGGATGGGTGGTCCCAGTACCTGCTCGGGGCGCACTATCCGATCGCCGACCCGTACCGCTTGCCCTCCCTTCAGCACCCGATAGTGTTCGGGTTGGGTAACCCCGAGTGCCTGCGCGCGCCTCACGTCCAGCCGTCCCGGCCGCGTACGTTCCGCAAACCGATAGCCTACCGTAAACACTCGGTGTACCACCGGGCGGGCCGTCACCACGTACTCAGGCGTCTCGAACACCACAGCCTCTGTGAAGCCTTCCGGCAGCTCCACGTAACGAATCGGATAGCCACGCTCCTTTTCCGAAAGGCCGGGCAGCGTTTCCACCACCTGCTTGATCCCTACCGGCCCCACCACAACCAGCGGATTGGTGCGGTTGATCATGGCCAGCGTAGCCAGCAGACCAAAGAGTCCGTAAAAGTGATCACCATGAAAGTGTGTGATAAAGACCGCCTCCAGACGGGACAATTTGAGCCCCGCTGCCAGCAATCGATACTGCGTGCCTTCACCGCAGTCAAACAGTAGCAGCCGGCCGGCTCGCCACAGAGCTACCGAGGACAGATGTCGTGTACGTGTGGGAATGGCCGAAGCAGTCCCCAGCGGAATGACCCAAAGCTCCACCGTCGTCTATAGTTGTTTTAACTCCTCTTCTAGCAACTGCTGCCGATACAGGCGGGCATACAATCCCCCCCGCTTGAGCAGCTCGGTATGCGTTCCCCGTTCAACGATCCGTCCTTCGTCGAGCACCAGAATCATATCGGCTTCCTGTACGGCCGAGATGCGATGACTGACGATCACTATCGTACGCCTGCCGTAGTGGCGGCGAAGCTGCCGCAAGATGCGCTGTTCTGTTTCCGGATCGACGGCTGAGAGTGCGTCGTCCAGAATCAAAATACGAGGACGTCGGATGAGGGCTCGCGCAATGGCCGTTCGCTGCTTCTGTCCGCCTGAAAGCGTAATCCCCCGTTCGCCTACAAAAGTTTCGAAGCCGTGAGGGAAGTGCCGCACATTTTCCAACAGGTCGGCTTCGCAGGCAGCCTGCTCAATATGAACCGGATCGGCCTCCAGCTCTCCAAACGCAATATTGGCCGCCACGGTATCACTGAACAGAAACACATCCTGTGGCGCATAGCCGATCGCTCGACGCAACACGGCCAGCGGGATGCACCGCACGTTATGCCCGTCAATCTCTACGACGCCCTGTACTGGCTCGATCAGTCGGGGAATCAGCTCTACCAGCGTGGTTTTGCCCGCCCCTGTACGTCCCACAATGCCCAGCACGCCCCCAGCCGGCAGATCGAAACTGACGTCCTCAAGCACCCAGGGCCCTTCCTTTTCGTAGCGGAAATACACGTGCTTAAAAGTGATGCGTCCTTTGATCTGTTGGATCGAATCATCCGTCCAGGCCGGGTCGTCGCGTATCTCCGGCTCTGTATCGAGAAGTTCGGCCAGTCGGCTCATAGAAGCTGATGCCCGCTGAATCATCGACAGCACAAAGCCCACCGAGGCCACCGGCCAGGTCATCAGCGCCACATAGATGATAAATTCGGCAATGTTGCCGAGCGTGATGGTACCGGCCATGGCCAGTTGCCCTCCTTTCCATACCACCAGAATGGTCGCCAGCCCCGTCAGCAACAGAAAGATTGGCGACCAGAAAGCGTCCACACGGGCCAGGTCGAGCATCCGTCGGCGGTAGGCCTCGCTTTCGGCATCAAAGACGCGGGCTTCGGCATCTTCGCGCGTGTAGGCTTTCAGCACGCGGATGCCATTAAGTGCCTCCTGCACACGGCTGGTCAACTGTGCGTATTGTGCCTGCAACGCGTCGCTTCGCCGATGTACCAGGTGGGCTACCCAGAAGACGCCTACGGCCAGCAGCGGCATGGGCAACAGCGTGTACAGCGTCAGTTCCGGCGAAATGAGCAACATAGCGGTAATGGCGGCTATCATCAGCACCACGGCCCGCGTGGCATACATGATAGCCGGCCCCACATAGCGCCGCACCTGTTCGATGTCGCTGGTTGCCCGTGTGAGCACGTCGCCCGTGGAAAACCGGCGGTAGAAACTTGGCGGCAGCCGCTGCAGATGTTGATAGAGCGCATTACGCAGGTCATACTCGATATGACGCGAAGCCACCACCAGCGTCCGCCGCATCAGAAAGGTAAACAGTCCGCTCAGCAGACTAAGCCCCAGGATGACACCTCCGTAGAAGAGCAGTCCGGTCAGCGCGTAGGCATAGAAAAAAGGCTGTGCGGCTGTCCCTTCGACGGCCCGATAATAGGCGACAAAGCGGGGAACACTATCAATGGCCTGACGAACGATGCCCGGCGCCAGCATCGCAAACAGCGCCGAAGCAATGGCACAGAGCAGGCCAGGACCGAACAGCCTCCGGTACTTCCAGAAATATCTATTGAGCCGGGCGAGCGTCCCCATACGCCAACCAGTCCACAACAACAGCCCGTCTCGAACGCCCGAGCCCGTCCGGCTGATCCTGTCTGTTCAGAGCGCGCCCCGCTGTCGCAGATCGCGAATCACCACCAGAATGTACAGTAGCAGGGCCACCATCAGCAGCGGTACGCCCAGAAAGATACCGATCCCTACGCTCCAGGCTGCAAACCCGCTCAGGAGAAAAATCAGCAGGCAACCCAGACCGATGATGGCCAGCACAACGGCCGCGCGCAGCAGCCGATCAACAGAAGCCGCAGCGTTCATGGCATTTTGCGGGATGAGTGGGCAGGTGTTGCCGACGAGAGCAGCCGGGACCGTTCGGGCGGCGTTGGGTGTGGCGGACCGTGGCAGCTCGTGCAGGCCACCCGGTCGGCCCGTAGATCGGTCAACAGCGCGCCATGCGACGGTACCCGCTGAAAGGCATCGGTCTCGCCATGACAGTTCAGACAGTTAATGTTGGGATAGGACCCGCTGTACTGAATCGGCTCGTCCCAGCTCCGGGTCACGTAAAGCAGCCAGTGCCGCAGGCCATCGCGCTTAGCCTCAAAGGAGCCATGCAATCCATACGTCGTGTGGCAGGCATAGCACTGGTTCTCTGGAATCCACTTATTGCGATAATGCAGGGCCGCCAGCGTCGCACTGTGCGGATCCTGTAAATCCTGCACAAAGGGCGCCATCACATGACATGAATTGCAGGAAGCTACTGTCTTTGTTTCCTCAAACACAAACTCTACGGCCCCCATCAGGGCCAGCGCCGGTAACGCAAAGAGCCCCAGGAGCATGGCCCAGTGATAGAAGGGGCGCGGAAGACGACGACGCAGTACCCAGTGACTCAGCACCAGCCAGCCAATGCCGATCAGTGCGGCGACGATCCCAATCACCCGAAACAGTTCGGCTGCTGTAAAGCCCGGCGTTTCGCCCGCAGCAGCCCGGGCCACCACAGGCCACCCGATCAACAGCCCCGTCAGCAAGATACGTTGCAGATCACGCATCATCATGGTTCCATGGAAGTTTCAGGCCGCAGCAGAGGCCGGTCGAATACGCACGGCACTCTCCTTGAAGGCCGGTTCTTTAGAAATCGGATCGACCGTCGGATTGACCACCCGGTTGACCAGCGCCTCGGGCGAATGGAACGGTGCAAACACGACACCGGGTGGGACATCGGTACGCACCCGCGCCTGCAATACCGTCTGCCCCCGTCGACTTTCCACCAGCACGGGCTCACCGTCCCGAATACCATAGCGATGCGCATCTCGAGGATGCACCACCAGAAAATCCGTGGCGATGTCTTCCAGCTCCTCGAGTTTACCGGTGAGCGTCAGCGTATGCCAGTGCTCATAGACCCGTCCGGTTACCAGCACGAGCGGATATTTCTCTGATCGGGGATCGCTCGGAGGCTTCTGGTGCTCCAGATAAATCACAGCTCGACCATCAGGTCGTCCATAGAAGTCAAAACGACCCGTCCCCTTCGCCATCGGATCTTCACCCGGCACGTAGCGACGGCAGGTACCCGGATGATCCTCGGTCGGCGCCGGCCAGAGAATACCCCGCTCCTTCTTCAACCGCTCGTAGGTGATGCCCGCAAAGTTATAGGGTGAATGCGCCGAAATCTGACGCCACTCGTCCCAGATCGCTTCGGGCGTACGGGCCTTGATCAGCTCACCATAGCCCAGCCGATCGGCCAGCTCGATCAGAATCTCCAGATCCGAACGCGCCTCGCCTGGCGGATCAACCAGTTTGGGAACCAGATGGTAGCGGCGCTCCGACTGACTATAGACGCCCCCTTTCTCAACCCACATAGCCGAAGGTAGGAAAACATCGGCAAACTGGGTGGTTTCTGTAGGATAGACAGCGTCGGCCACCACCAGAAACGTGCGCTGCATAGCCTCCCGATAGCGCTCCGCGTGGGGCAGCGACTGCGCGGGGTTGGTTCCCATGATGAGCACACACTTCAGGTCGCCCCGCGCCATAGCTTCGAACATAGCGATGGCATGATAACCGGGTTTCGGACTGATTCGGCCTCGCGGCACTCCCCACAGATCTTCCATTTCCGCACGGTGCTGCGGATTGGTCACCACACGTCCGTTGGGCAATGCATGCGCCAGCGCCCCCGTATCGCGCACCCCGCCCCCCGCATTGGGCTGACCCGTCAGCGAAAATGGGGTGGCGCCTGGCCGTCCGATATGGCCCGTAAGCAGGTGCATGGCATTGATCAGCCGGTTGGCCGCCGTACCCTGCGCCTGTTGATTAAGCCCCATGGTCCAGATCGACATGGTCGCCTCAGAAGCGGCAAACAGATACGCGACTTCTTCGATCTGCCGCGCCTCCACACCGCAGATTGGCGCTACCCGCTCCGGCGTATACCGCGCCACATGCCGCTTCAGATCATCAAACGTGCGCTCGGCATTCCCCTCCCGGAACGTCAGGTAATGCGCGACCATGTCCTGATCGATAAAGCCGTTCCGGATAAACTCATAGATCATCGCATTGTAGAGCGCCACATCCGTCCCCGGCCGAATGGGTAGGTGATAATCGGCATGTCGGGCCGTACGCGTACGCTGGGGGTCCACCACAATGATCACCGTCTCAGGCCGACTCCGCTTGCGATCCATCACACGCTCCCATACAATAGGATGGCAATCGGCTGTATTGGACCCTGTGATGAAAAAGCAGGTGGCATGGTCGATATCTTCATAGCAACCCAGCGGTTCATCCTTGCCAAAAACCGAGATGTATCCTGCGGCAGCCGATGCCATGCACAGCCGCGGATTGCCATCCACGTTGTTGGTTCCGATACCGGCTTTGAAGAGCTTGTTGGCCGTATAGCTTTCTTCAGTGAACAGCTGACCGCTTCCGTAAAAGGCCACACTATCCGGACCATAACGATCAATGGCTTCCCGAAAGCGCTCAGCCACCAGGGCCATGGCTTCCTCCCAGCTTGCCCGCTCCAGACGCCCATTTCGGCGAATCATTGGATAAAGCGCCCGGTCTCGAACGTACAAGATCTCACGGTTCAGGATGCCTTTGATGCAGAGCCGACCCCGGTTGTGCGCGTACTCGTCACCCTTCACATCAACCACCCGGCCATCACGCACCCCGATCATGATGCCACAACCGGTCCCACAGAACCGGCAAACGCCTTTATGCCAGCGATCAACGGGAATGGCCGGCTCACGCTGCCAGAAACCTTCACAACCCGAAATGGGACCGGTCAGTATCAACCCTCCGGCCAGCGCACTGAGCCGTTGCAGCAACTCACGACGGGTCAGTTTTTCGCCTTCCATAAAAAAGCATCGGTTCTGTTGAAAGACTTGCGTTTAAGGTACACAGGATTCTGGAGGATATGCAAATTGAAAACAAAATAGTATTTAATATTTACCGAACATTATTGCATTCGTATACAAAAACTTCCGGAGGCAACTCCTGACGTAGCAAACGAGCGGTCAGGCGCAACAGGCGTTGCTGCTCAGGCCACGACAGCCGGGCAGCAGCCTCTTCTTCATCAAGCCAGGCGAAGGCATCGTGCTCGTCGTCAAGCACCGGATCGGTGGTTAACTCGGCCGCAAATGCCGGGATCAGATTGATGCGATCATGCTGCCACTCGTAAAACGCGTTCAATGAAGGCACTACCCAGAGCCGACGGGGCTGCTGCCCGGTTTCCTCTTCGATTTCGCGCAGCGCCGTTTGCCAGGCGGCCTCCCCACGCCGAATTTTACCACCGATCATACGCCACTGACCGGCATAGCTTACGCCAGGTGCCCGTCGCAGCAGTAAAAACTGTGGCCGGCCTTTTTCCAACCGATAAGCATACACATCAACAACGCGAATTACTGTTTCGACCATACGTCCATCAGGTTTGCTCCCGAAACTCGCTCCAGAATCGCAACAACGCACACACCCGGGGCGCCTTCATCCGGGGCATACCGTCTCCTCCAGGAAGGTAAGCCATGCGCAAGCTCCCCCCTTCGTATACAGCCTGCCGCTGGCCACATCGGCCCCCGGAGCCCGGTCACAAGCGGCTGTAGCGCTTCAGCGCGACGGCGTCCTGCAGGATGCCTTCCATCGCTATGTTACGTGTCATAGACGCTTCTACTGATACAAGCCGCCGAGCGACAACGCCGACTCAACGACACACAGCGCGTAGGGTTCTGGCAGAAGCTTCCCGCCTGTCCGGAACGGCTGCTCCAGGGATGGCGGCCTCAGCCAAATGACTATGGCCGATGACCACCAACACGTCAGAGAACCCATGTAGATACCCGAACTGTTCGTTTGCTGAAGAAGTATCCCGTGCCCCGCTGGCCGTGTTACGTCGTTATCAGCACAAAGCCCCACGCACCTGCGCCGCCAATGGTACGAAGGGATCTCTGGTGAAGAAAGCATTTCGGTAGCAGATACCGTAACGCCGTGACCAGTTCGCCACCCACTTTCCACAGCTTCCACCTCGGCCAACAGCAACGCCTAAGACCGTCGTGAGTCATCAGGCCATGCTCTACATGCTCCAGCTGACGTCCACAGTCTGGCGGCACAGGCACTCCAACCGCTTCCCGAATCCTGTGAGCCCGCCTGCCGGCTCTGGAGCTTCCTTGAATCGTGTGCCTCCCTCACTGGTCTGCCCCAGACGCGCTGTGAGGAAGACGGATGGAAGCCCTATGTTCTCCAGCCTTCATATCCGCGGGCGATTGCCCGCGAGGCTTTGGTATTCCCGCATCTCAGTAGCTTATTTTTTGAGCGGCCATGGAAAACCATCCAGAGCATCAGGGCTGGTTCAGTATAGGCCAAATCCCGGGCGTCGAGCCTGCTTTTCTCAGGATTGGATAGCTGAGCTAAAAAGTCAGCAAGGTGTCTGGCCGTTATGCTTCGGCTTACGCAACAGCAAACCGGTTGTCATGTTGCACTTACAATCCCGTGCACGCCTCAGGCGCCTGATCGGGACGATCAGGCGCAACAAGTCTTCCCTCCATAGCGTTGTGAAGATGTTCAGCCTCAAACGTCTCCTATGGACTACTACACGTTGGTTATTCTGGGCGCCCTGATTGGCTTTCTGGTGTTGGCCGCCTTACTGCTGGTGCCGGTGTATCGCTTTCTGCAGCGTGAAGACGAAGCGGCTCGCCGTTTCACGGCCGAATATTTTCGACGTCAGCAGGCCGCCCATTCAAACGGCGCCGACGACGAAGACTCCCCTGCGTCGCCCCCTACTCGATCCTGATCAGCGGTGCAAGCTGCTGGAGCGTCTTGGGGCCAATACCCGGCACAGCCTCCAGATCTTCCAGGCGTCGGAAGGGACCGTGGGTTTCGCGGTATTCGACGATGCGGCGCGCCAGCACCGGACCGATACGCGGCAGGCGTTCCAGTTCTTCGGCCGTAGCCGTGTTCACGTTCAGCGGCTCTGGCTCGAGCACCTTTTGCATGCGCGCCGCTCCTTCCCGAAAGCGCGCAGCCTCTTCGGCCGTCGGTGGCGGCACCGGTTGCTGACGCTGCCACCAGCGATAGGCAAGTCCCGCCAGCAGTAGTGCCAGCAGTCCCAGCAGTACGCCCGCTTCGGTGCGCGTAAGCGACAGACGGGATAGCCAGCGTTTCAACCGCTTCATAGCCGAATTTTAAAAGGCTTGCCCTTTGGCTAAAGATACATGCAAAAGCTGGCGGATACCTGTCGTTTTCTCGACACTTTCCGTGCGGGCATGCGTTTCTGGATAAAGCCGGAAGGAGGTCCCTGATGCTTGTTCGCACCGAAGCTATTGTCCTGCGGACATTGCCCTATGGAGAGACCAGCCTGATTGTCTCGCTCTTTACGCGGGCAAAGGGACGGCTTTCTGTCATAGCAAAAGGGGCTCGCCTGCCAGGCAGTCGGTTCGGGGGCACGCTACAGCCGTCTTCCTGTCTGCAGGTAGTTTTTTACTACCGGCCTACCCGAGAGCTCCAGATACTCCGCGAAAGTAGCTTTGCACAATATCTGCCCACGCTGGGCCGTGATCTGGAAAAGCTGACGCTGAGCCTGCGCATGGTTGAACTGGCGCAGGCGTTACTTCCTCCTGAAGAACCCCTGTTGGAGTTTTTTGACGCATTCTGGCAGGTGCTGGCCCGGCTTGATGCGGCCTCGGCCCGGGCCTGGAATCTGCTACCCTGGTTTCAGCTCCGGCTGGCCGCTGCGTTGGGCTTTGCCCCGCAGATCGAGCGGGCCCGGGTCGAACAGATCGGTCCGGAGGGCGGAGAGCTGGTCCTTAGTAGCGGTCAGGTGCGCCCCCACTCAGCGGATCCAGCACCGGTGCGGCTGGCCTCACGTGCAGCGCTGCGGGCTTTTGCCTTGCTGGCCCGGACCGACCCTGATACGGCGCTGCGGTTGCATTTGAATGCTACCCAGCGGCACGAACTGCTACAGCTTACTGAGGCCTATCTGCAGCATCATATCCCGGAAGGCTTTCCTGCACGCAGTGGACGGGTGGCTGAACGCCTGTTCGAGACGCTACGGTCGGGATCCTGAGCGACTGTGCCGCAGTCGAAGTGCCGCTTCCCGACCGACCTTCCTATGCTAACCGGCAATGACCCATCTTCCAAGCTGGCGTAAGAACCTGCAGCGGCACAGCGGCTTCTGGCGCGACGGCTACTGGTATGATCTACACCTGGAGCGGCGCATGCCGCTCGCCCTGGAGATGATCGACGAAATGGTTCTGGCGTTGCCGCCCCTGCGCGAAGGCACGCGCGTGTGCGATCTGGCCTGCGGCACCGGCAATGCCGCCGCAGCCGTCGTATCAGCGTATCCTATGATTCACCTGACGCTGATTGACCAGGACCCTGAACTGCTGGCTATCGCCTACGATAAAGTCGCCGATTACTGCCCGGACACGGTTACAATTCAGGCGACCATCGTACCCGATGGGGAGCCACTGCCGGGAGCCCCCTATGATGTGGTGCTCGCCTCTCTGGCGCTGCACGTGCTGGTGCGGCACGACACCGAGCACACCGATCCGGCCGAAGCGGAAACGCGCTATGAACTGCTCCTGCAAAGCATCCGCGATTCACTCACGTCCGGCGGACATCTGATCATCGGAGATCATGTAGGTGTGCTGCCGCTGTACCGCCATCTGAAAGCGCTCGAACGCATCGGCTTTGTCGATGTGGACTGTGCCTGGCGGGTAGATGATTTCTTCGTAATTGGCGGCCGCGTGCCGGATATGCCCTAACCCAGCAGACGCTTCAGCTCTTCCGGATCCCGGTTAAGCAGTCCCTGCTTGCGGTAGTAAATCATCGTTGTCTCCAGCGTGCCGTGACGCATGCGCCGACGCACCTCTTCCACCGACATGCCCTGATTCAACCAGATCAGCGCAGCCGTATGCGTCAGACTATGCGGCGTCACCCCGCGCCGCGTAATGCCAGCCGCTTCCAGATGCTGCTTGATCCGACTGCGCACCGAACGCGTGTTGAGACGCTGCCCTTCGGAGCGATGCCCATGCGACACAAAGAGAGGCGCATCGGGATGCACCGGCCGCCGCGTGTCCAGATAAGCCTGTAAGGCCTCTACCACCGGAGGATCCAAGGGTACCTGCTGATCCTTGGCCGTGTGTCCCTTCCCCTGCACGCGTAGATACCAGCCCAGCAGCGTCTGATCCAGATCGCGCACGTCTGCCCGCACAATCTCTACCTCACTCAACCCCGCAAACAGCATCATATGCACAATAGCCCGATCCCGCAGACCTATCTGTGACATGTCCTGATCCAGCACGGCCAGTAACCGTTCAATCTCGACACGCGTCAGCACCGAACGGGAGTGGCTCGATGGCCGCCGATTGCCTTTGACCGTACGCGCCGGATTCTCCACCAGCAGACCAATATCCACCAGATACTGACAGAATCGACGCAGCGCCGTCAGATAGGTCGAAACCGACACCTGATGCAGCTTCTTCTCACGCATCAGGTACTGTTTGTAACGCTCCACATCGGCGACGCGAAACCGGAAAAGTCCCCGTTGACTGGCAAACCATCGCTCAAATTCATGCAGGGACCGCCGATAGGTGCCGACCGTCTCCGGGCTTTTATTTTTCAGATACTCCGACTGGAAATCCCGCAGACGCCGCTGCAACTCGCTCAGCGTTAGCCGCAGGCCTTTTTCCCGGCGCCTGCCCTCCGCCTCCCGTTCGGCCATAACCCTTTCCGCCTGGTTCAACATATTCGTAATAATACGGGCACGGAAGACGAAGGTCAATAACGGACTTCACCCCCTGTCTCCTACCGATGCTTTTCGACGGGTTGGGCAGGGCAGGCGCACTGACAGCGCTACCGGCACAGCACGCACGGCACGCGGCACCACCACCTGTACCGTAGGATCATCCGGACGAAAGTTCAGCAGCATTTCCAGCACCTCCGCTTTGGTCACCTTGTCCATCAAGAGCTGACGCAATCGACTGGCACCAGGAAATCCTTTGAAATACCCACCGTACATCCGGCGCATCTCCAGCACACCCTTCCGCTCGCCCAGCCACTGGCACTTCAGTTCCAGATGTTCGGCCACCACACGCACCCGCTCCTCCCAGGAAGGCGGGGGCGGCAGCTCACCGGTTTCCATATAGATTTTAGTATCCCGAAAAATCCAGGGATTACCAATCGCACCACGCCCGATCATTACAGCATCCACGCCGGTTTCGTCGAACATTTGCTTGACTTTCTCCGGCGTAGTCGCATCACCGTTACCGATAATCGGGATCGGCAGCTCCAGCTGTTTCAGACGACGGAGCCATTCCCATCGAGCCGTTCCCTTGTACATCTGCGCACGCGTACGTGCGTGTACGGTAAGGGCCTGCACGCCGCAATCCGCCAGCATGCGCGCCACCTCCAGAATGCGAATCGAACGGTCATCCCATCCCAGCCGGGTCTTAACCGTAACCGGCCGCGTGGCCACTTCGATGACAGCTTCTGTCAATCGCTGCATCTTTTTCAAATCACGCAGTACGCCGGCTCCGGCATCTTTGCAGACCACCTTGCGCACCGGACATCCAAAGTTGATATCGATCACGTCCGGACCGATCTGATCGACAATGCGAGCGGCTTCGCGCACCTGCTCCAGCTCGCCTCCGAAAATCTGAATCCCTACCGGACGCTCCTCATCGTAAATGTCCAGCTTTTTAACAGCATCCTCGCTCTCATGCAACAATCCACCGGACGAAATAAACTCGGTAAACACCATGTCGGCCCCATAGCGCTTGCACAACAGCCGAAATGGTGGATCGCTCACGTCTTCCATCGGCGCCAGGAACAGGGGCCGCTCGCCCAGCTCAAGGGTCCCGATGCGCATGTTTCCTGTACAGTTACTCCCGGTCTGTCCAGCATCGCGCCCTCCTACCGAAGCACCTGTGTCCTGTTCCGCATGTAACCGAACCGTCTCATCCTGCGTAGGCGCAACCGATGGCTTGCTTTTCTGGCATACCTTGATTTTTTTATTCCAACCACCAACATCTACACAACCATGCGCCGTCTGCCTGTTCTGTTGCTGTTGGTCGCGGCCTCCCTGCTTCTGGCAGGCTGTGGGCCGAACCTGTTCGATCTGTTACGGAACATCTGGGCCCTGGGCTTTTGCGGCACCGTGATCGTGGTACTTGACATCTTAGCCCTGATCGAACTGGCCAACAGTCCGCGCGACTTTTCCAGCAAGGCACTCTGGGCCCTGCTGATCATCTTCTTTCCACTGGTCGGATTGATCCTGTATTACTTTTTTGGACGGTAGAACCGCTGTGCGCCTGCCGGGTAACCTACGCCGGCTGGTACCGGACGGCTGCCGAACTGAACCTTCCCCCCGCTAAAGGCAACGCTGATCAGAGTCTCCACAATCATGAGAAGACCATCTGCGCTTACAGTACCTGCAATGCCTTCTGGTGACAAACTCCTTCATCCGTCATGAAACGGTACGCACTTACCATCCAGCGCGCTCTCTTTGCTACAATACTGCTGATCGGGGGACTGATGGGCTGTCGGACAGCTCCCCAGCCTACCCCCGAACAGGAGACGCCTCCGCTCCTGCTGATCTCAATCGATGG of the Rhodothermus sp. genome contains:
- a CDS encoding ribonuclease Z — translated: MELWVIPLGTASAIPTRTRHLSSVALWRAGRLLLFDCGEGTQYRLLAAGLKLSRLEAVFITHFHGDHFYGLFGLLATLAMINRTNPLVVVGPVGIKQVVETLPGLSEKERGYPIRYVELPEGFTEAVVFETPEYVVTARPVVHRVFTVGYRFAERTRPGRLDVRRAQALGVTQPEHYRVLKGGQAVRVGDRIVRPEQVLGPPIPGRTFAYLTDTRPCENGRLLAEGVDLLYHEATFSEAHLALAVERGHATAREAAELARAAGARRLLLGHFSARYEDPTPLVAEAQAVFPNTEAAEELKRYVLLPHTPEQTALPETANVAEERGR
- a CDS encoding ABC transporter ATP-binding protein produces the protein MGTLARLNRYFWKYRRLFGPGLLCAIASALFAMLAPGIVRQAIDSVPRFVAYYRAVEGTAAQPFFYAYALTGLLFYGGVILGLSLLSGLFTFLMRRTLVVASRHIEYDLRNALYQHLQRLPPSFYRRFSTGDVLTRATSDIEQVRRYVGPAIMYATRAVVLMIAAITAMLLISPELTLYTLLPMPLLAVGVFWVAHLVHRRSDALQAQYAQLTSRVQEALNGIRVLKAYTREDAEARVFDAESEAYRRRMLDLARVDAFWSPIFLLLTGLATILVVWKGGQLAMAGTITLGNIAEFIIYVALMTWPVASVGFVLSMIQRASASMSRLAELLDTEPEIRDDPAWTDDSIQQIKGRITFKHVYFRYEKEGPWVLEDVSFDLPAGGVLGIVGRTGAGKTTLVELIPRLIEPVQGVVEIDGHNVRCIPLAVLRRAIGYAPQDVFLFSDTVAANIAFGELEADPVHIEQAACEADLLENVRHFPHGFETFVGERGITLSGGQKQRTAIARALIRRPRILILDDALSAVDPETEQRILRQLRRHYGRRTIVIVSHRISAVQEADMILVLDEGRIVERGTHTELLKRGGLYARLYRQQLLEEELKQL
- a CDS encoding NapC/NirT family cytochrome c, yielding MMMRDLQRILLTGLLIGWPVVARAAAGETPGFTAAELFRVIGIVAALIGIGWLVLSHWVLRRRLPRPFYHWAMLLGLFALPALALMGAVEFVFEETKTVASCNSCHVMAPFVQDLQDPHSATLAALHYRNKWIPENQCYACHTTYGLHGSFEAKRDGLRHWLLYVTRSWDEPIQYSGSYPNINCLNCHGETDAFQRVPSHGALLTDLRADRVACTSCHGPPHPTPPERSRLLSSATPAHSSRKMP
- a CDS encoding nitrate reductase, translating into MEGEKLTRRELLQRLSALAGGLILTGPISGCEGFWQREPAIPVDRWHKGVCRFCGTGCGIMIGVRDGRVVDVKGDEYAHNRGRLCIKGILNREILYVRDRALYPMIRRNGRLERASWEEAMALVAERFREAIDRYGPDSVAFYGSGQLFTEESYTANKLFKAGIGTNNVDGNPRLCMASAAAGYISVFGKDEPLGCYEDIDHATCFFITGSNTADCHPIVWERVMDRKRSRPETVIIVVDPQRTRTARHADYHLPIRPGTDVALYNAMIYEFIRNGFIDQDMVAHYLTFREGNAERTFDDLKRHVARYTPERVAPICGVEARQIEEVAYLFAASEATMSIWTMGLNQQAQGTAANRLINAMHLLTGHIGRPGATPFSLTGQPNAGGGVRDTGALAHALPNGRVVTNPQHRAEMEDLWGVPRGRISPKPGYHAIAMFEAMARGDLKCVLIMGTNPAQSLPHAERYREAMQRTFLVVADAVYPTETTQFADVFLPSAMWVEKGGVYSQSERRYHLVPKLVDPPGEARSDLEILIELADRLGYGELIKARTPEAIWDEWRQISAHSPYNFAGITYERLKKERGILWPAPTEDHPGTCRRYVPGEDPMAKGTGRFDFYGRPDGRAVIYLEHQKPPSDPRSEKYPLVLVTGRVYEHWHTLTLTGKLEELEDIATDFLVVHPRDAHRYGIRDGEPVLVESRRGQTVLQARVRTDVPPGVVFAPFHSPEALVNRVVNPTVDPISKEPAFKESAVRIRPASAAA
- a CDS encoding NUDIX pyrophosphatase, whose protein sequence is MVETVIRVVDVYAYRLEKGRPQFLLLRRAPGVSYAGQWRMIGGKIRRGEAAWQTALREIEEETGQQPRRLWVVPSLNAFYEWQHDRINLIPAFAAELTTDPVLDDEHDAFAWLDEEEAAARLSWPEQQRLLRLTARLLRQELPPEVFVYECNNVR
- a CDS encoding helix-hairpin-helix domain-containing protein encodes the protein MKRLKRWLSRLSLTRTEAGVLLGLLALLLAGLAYRWWQRQQPVPPPTAEEAARFREGAARMQKVLEPEPLNVNTATAEELERLPRIGPVLARRIVEYRETHGPFRRLEDLEAVPGIGPKTLQQLAPLIRIE
- the recO gene encoding DNA repair protein RecO, which produces MLVRTEAIVLRTLPYGETSLIVSLFTRAKGRLSVIAKGARLPGSRFGGTLQPSSCLQVVFYYRPTRELQILRESSFAQYLPTLGRDLEKLTLSLRMVELAQALLPPEEPLLEFFDAFWQVLARLDAASARAWNLLPWFQLRLAAALGFAPQIERARVEQIGPEGGELVLSSGQVRPHSADPAPVRLASRAALRAFALLARTDPDTALRLHLNATQRHELLQLTEAYLQHHIPEGFPARSGRVAERLFETLRSGS
- a CDS encoding class I SAM-dependent methyltransferase gives rise to the protein MTHLPSWRKNLQRHSGFWRDGYWYDLHLERRMPLALEMIDEMVLALPPLREGTRVCDLACGTGNAAAAVVSAYPMIHLTLIDQDPELLAIAYDKVADYCPDTVTIQATIVPDGEPLPGAPYDVVLASLALHVLVRHDTEHTDPAEAETRYELLLQSIRDSLTSGGHLIIGDHVGVLPLYRHLKALERIGFVDVDCAWRVDDFFVIGGRVPDMP